One window of the Salminus brasiliensis chromosome 1, fSalBra1.hap2, whole genome shotgun sequence genome contains the following:
- the lbr gene encoding delta(14)-sterol reductase LBR codes for MPTVRFQAGDTVMGRWPGSNLYYEVKVLSYDAKTLLYTVIYKDGTELELKDVDIKSLAGFKQGSTRSRSRSRSPGRTRRSRSRSPARTSRRSSSRTTEVRKEKFKDVLEVRVAPVAMSLENNSSNTHEKKEENDTANKVSEKTEEESENQGGGRYNLRRRKDQGDGRPVELAKKVEAILPHATPQKAWKTTELEFGGRIGVVFWLLFLPVVVFALLILCGQKDASLLNFPLTPPSLQTLWDWQVFGIVVLWLVFQALLSLLPIGKVVEGMPLKTGKTLKYRINGFFALIISAIAVGAAVYNEMDLSYVHAHFLQFYTSALVVSTLLSIYLFIRSRWASDDERAPAGNSGYVMYDFFMGRELNPRIKSFDIKFFCEMRPGLIGWLVINFAMLLAEMKHKNLDAPSPSMLLVNGFQLLWVADGLWHEEKLLTMMDIVHDGFGFMLAFGDLAWVPFTFTCQAYYLVNHSNDLSVFWVVAIIVMNVVGYYIYRKANSQKFAFRRNPYDPTLSCLKTIPTATGKNLIVSGLWGFVRHPNYLGDLIMALAWSLSCGFSHIIPYFYLIYLILLLVHRDARDEHQCRKKYGSAWEEYCKVVRYRIFPGIY; via the exons ATGCCGACTGTCAGGTTTCAGGCTGGAGATACTGTGATGGGCCGATGGCCCGGCAGTAACCTTTATTATGAGGTGAAGGTGCTGAGTTATGATGCCAAGACTCTGCTTTACACAGTCATCTACAAAGATGGcacagagctggagctgaaggATGTGGACATTAAG AGTCTAGCTGGATTCAAGCAAGGCTCTACCCGCTCCCGCTCCCGTTCTCGCTCGCCGGGTCGCACACGCCGAAGTCGCTCTCGCTCACCAGCCAGAACATCCCGTCGCTCTTCATCCCGCACCACTGAGGTGCGCAAGGAGAAATTTAAAGACGTTCTTGAAGTCCGCGTTGCCCCTGTG GCCATGTCTCTTGAGAACAATAGCAGCaatacacatgaaaagaaagaggaaaatgaTACCGCTAATAAAGTCAGCGAG AAAACTGAGGAAGAATCGGAGAACCAAGGAGGTGGCCGCTACAACCTTCGCCGCAGGAAGGACCAGGGTGATGGTCGACCTGTAGAGCTGGCAAAGAAGGTGGAGGCAATCTTGCCACATGCTACACCACAAAAGGCTTGGAAGACTACAGAACTGGAGTTTGGAGGGAGGATTG GTGTGGTGTTCTGGCTACTGTTTTTACCTGTGGTGGTATTCGCTCTGCTTATTCTTTGTGGCCAAAAAGATGCTAGTCTCCTTAACTTTCCCCTCACACCTCCCTCACTTCAGACTCTCTGGGACTGGCAGGTCTTTGGCATTGTGGtcctctggctggtcttccaGGCTCTTCTTTCTCTGCTCCCTATTGGCAAG GTTGTTGAAGGAATGCCTCTGAAGACCGggaaaacattaaaatacaggATTAATG GCTTCTTTGCACTGATCATCAGTGCAATAGCAGTTGGTGCTGCTGTGTACAATGAGATGGATCTCAGCTACGTTCATGCACATTTCCTGCAGTTCTACACCTCAGCCCTGGTCGTCTCCACTCTTCTAAGTATCTACCTGTTCATTCGCTCCCGCTGGGCATCCGATGATGAGCGTGCCCCAGCTGGAAATTCTG gCTATGTGATGTATGACTTTTTCATGGGCCGTGAGCTAAACCCACGAATTAAAAGTTTTGATATAAAATTCTTCTGCGAGATGCGTCCAGGCCTTATCGGTTGG CTTGTGATCAACTTTGCCATGTTACTTGCTGAGATGAAACACAAGAATCTTGATGCTCCCTCCCCATCCATGCTCCTCGTCAATGGCTTCCAACTGCTTTGGGTTGCTGATGGCCTTTGGCATGAG GAGAAACTTCTAACCATGATGGACATAGTGCATGATGGCTTTGGGTTCATGCTGGCATTTGGAGATCTGGCCTGGGTTCCTTTTACTTTCACTTGTCAAGCCTACTACCTTGTCAACCACTCCAACGATCTCTCTGTGTTCTGGGTTGTTGCCATCATTGTAATGAATG TTGTCGGTTACTACATTTACCGGAAAGCCAACTCGCAAAAATTTGCCTTCAGAAGAAACCCGTATGATCCTACCCTGTCCT GTCTGAAAACAATTCCCACTGCAACTGGAAAGAATCTCATCGTCTCTGGTCTGTGGGGTTTTGTCCGTCATCCCAATTACCTTGGCGACCTCATAATGGCTCTGGCCTGGTCCTTATCATGTG GATTCAGTCACATCATTCCGTATTTTTACCTGATCTACTTGATTCTTCTTCTGGTTCATCGCGATGCCCGAGATGAACACCAGTGTAGGAAAAAGTATGGCTCAGCGTGGGAGGAATACTGCAAAGTGGTGCGTTACCGTATCTTCCCTGGGATTTACTGA